A genomic region of Thunnus albacares chromosome 2, fThuAlb1.1, whole genome shotgun sequence contains the following coding sequences:
- the cfap157 gene encoding cilia- and flagella-associated protein 157 isoform X1: protein MEDIISSEDRERSLYLKQIQYLDEQLERCQLKCGELEKENKKFVSQYKTLETDKNDIIEYLKHSKAATEKEVEKLSEQLESQQKVAEQDREALKMQHSQLTQELQDQMSELNSQSAVQALKFEAEKEQLMSDIESLKEQQVIQKEEHEAAINSLKEDAELERENVMYEVQDDMEISLQERISYALQKERAQHEEKMERLQFLLRENVALLQEKDRLQWADRDLRSKIDRLKETLSRVQLESLNDKTELEQLMQKCQWLSAELHHYKTTSSDQETLIQTLRQDLTSVSEQLRQKTLEADQLGKKLREETIRKKQLETDIQDSVVILRHILEKSEWTSKTEQTMQRLLEILESSALEGIGCALYKVTEPEPPSPETLKWLKSPQFLMAKYRPGDLGLIPRPRWNIKPTASRTAAAPSGSSNKTPLNRKLCSQKTSGSDVLSAAPAAQREDSAAEASTSVDC from the exons ATGGAGGATATAATCAGTtctgaagacagagagaggtccttatatttaaaacaaattcaatATTTGGATGAGCAGCTGGAGAG ATGTCAGCTTAAATGTGGCGAGCTGGAAAAGGAGAACAAGAAGTTTGTCTCTCAGTACAAAACTCTGGAGACTGACAAGAACGACATCATCGAGTACCTGAAACACTCCAAGGCTGCAACAGAGAAGGAGGTGGAAAAGCTGTCGGAGCAGCTGGAGAGTCAGCAGAAGGTGGCTGAACAGGACAGAGAGGCGCTGAAGATGCAGCACAGCCAGCTGACGCAGGAGCTTCAGGACCAGATGAGTGAATTGAACTCACAGAGCGCGGTGCAGG ctttaaagtttgaggcagagaAGGAGCAGCTGATGTCCGACATTGAGTCTCTGAAGGAGCAGCAGGTCATTCAGAAGGAGGAGCATGAAGCTGCCATCAACAGCCTGAAGGAGGATGCAGAGCTTGaaagagaaaa CGTCATGTACGAGGTTCAGGACGACATGGAGATCTCCCTCCAGGAAAGGATTTCATATGCTCTTCAGAAGGAGAGGGCTCAGCATGAAGAGAAGATGGAGAGGCTGCAGTTCCTGCTGAGGGAGAACGTGGCCCTCTTGCAGGAGAAAGATAGGCTGCAGTGGGCAGACCGTGACCTTCGCTCGAAGATTGACAGATTGAAGGAAACTCTCAGTCGGGTTCAACTGGAGAGCCTCAATGACAAGACG GAGCTGGAGCAGCTGATGCAGAAGTGTCAGTGGCTGAGCGCTGAGCTACACCACTACAAGACCACCTCATCAGACCAGGAAACCCTGATACAGACTCTCAG GCAGGACCTGACCTCGGTGTCCGAGCAGCTCCGTCAAAAAACTCTCGAGGCAGATCAGCTGGGGAAGAAGCTGAGGGAGGAGACGATCAGGAAGAAGCAGCTGGAGACCGACATTCAGGACTCGGTCGTTATTCTCAGACATATCCTGGAG AAGTCCGAGTGGACGTCTAAGACTGAGCAGACGATGCAGAGGCTGCTGGAGATCTTGGAGAGTAGTGCCCTCGAGGGAATAGGCTGCGCCCTCTATAAAGTCACTGAGCCCGAACCACCGAG CCCAGAGACCCTGAAGTGGTTAAAAAGTCCCCAGTTCCTCATGGCCAAATACAGGCCGGGCGACCTCGGCCTCATACCGCGGCCCAGGTGGAACATCAAACCAACCGCCTCCAGGACGGCAGCCGCTCCGTCCGGGAGCAGCAACAAAACGCCTCTGAACAG GAAACTCTGCAGTCAGAAAACATCCGGCTCTGACGTTCTGTCTGCTGCTCCAGCTGCTCAGCGGGAAGATTCAGCCGCAGAAGCGTCCACCTCTGTAGACTGCTGA
- the cfap157 gene encoding cilia- and flagella-associated protein 157 isoform X2, with the protein MEDIISSEDRERSLYLKQIQYLDEQLERCQLKCGELEKENKKFVSQYKTLETDKNDIIEYLKHSKAATEKEVEKLSEQLESQQKVAEQDREALKMQHSQLTQELQDQMSELNSQSAVQALKFEAEKEQLMSDIESLKEQQVIQKEEHEAAINSLKEDAELERENVMYEVQDDMEISLQERISYALQKERAQHEEKMERLQFLLRENVALLQEKDRLQWADRDLRSKIDRLKETLSRVQLESLNDKTELEQLMQKCQWLSAELHHYKTTSSDQETLIQTLRQDLTSVSEQLRQKTLEADQLGKKLREETIRKKQLETDIQDSVVILRHILEKSEWTSKTEQTMQRLLEILESSALEGIGCALYKVTEPEPPRKLCSQKTSGSDVLSAAPAAQREDSAAEASTSVDC; encoded by the exons ATGGAGGATATAATCAGTtctgaagacagagagaggtccttatatttaaaacaaattcaatATTTGGATGAGCAGCTGGAGAG ATGTCAGCTTAAATGTGGCGAGCTGGAAAAGGAGAACAAGAAGTTTGTCTCTCAGTACAAAACTCTGGAGACTGACAAGAACGACATCATCGAGTACCTGAAACACTCCAAGGCTGCAACAGAGAAGGAGGTGGAAAAGCTGTCGGAGCAGCTGGAGAGTCAGCAGAAGGTGGCTGAACAGGACAGAGAGGCGCTGAAGATGCAGCACAGCCAGCTGACGCAGGAGCTTCAGGACCAGATGAGTGAATTGAACTCACAGAGCGCGGTGCAGG ctttaaagtttgaggcagagaAGGAGCAGCTGATGTCCGACATTGAGTCTCTGAAGGAGCAGCAGGTCATTCAGAAGGAGGAGCATGAAGCTGCCATCAACAGCCTGAAGGAGGATGCAGAGCTTGaaagagaaaa CGTCATGTACGAGGTTCAGGACGACATGGAGATCTCCCTCCAGGAAAGGATTTCATATGCTCTTCAGAAGGAGAGGGCTCAGCATGAAGAGAAGATGGAGAGGCTGCAGTTCCTGCTGAGGGAGAACGTGGCCCTCTTGCAGGAGAAAGATAGGCTGCAGTGGGCAGACCGTGACCTTCGCTCGAAGATTGACAGATTGAAGGAAACTCTCAGTCGGGTTCAACTGGAGAGCCTCAATGACAAGACG GAGCTGGAGCAGCTGATGCAGAAGTGTCAGTGGCTGAGCGCTGAGCTACACCACTACAAGACCACCTCATCAGACCAGGAAACCCTGATACAGACTCTCAG GCAGGACCTGACCTCGGTGTCCGAGCAGCTCCGTCAAAAAACTCTCGAGGCAGATCAGCTGGGGAAGAAGCTGAGGGAGGAGACGATCAGGAAGAAGCAGCTGGAGACCGACATTCAGGACTCGGTCGTTATTCTCAGACATATCCTGGAG AAGTCCGAGTGGACGTCTAAGACTGAGCAGACGATGCAGAGGCTGCTGGAGATCTTGGAGAGTAGTGCCCTCGAGGGAATAGGCTGCGCCCTCTATAAAGTCACTGAGCCCGAACCACCGAG GAAACTCTGCAGTCAGAAAACATCCGGCTCTGACGTTCTGTCTGCTGCTCCAGCTGCTCAGCGGGAAGATTCAGCCGCAGAAGCGTCCACCTCTGTAGACTGCTGA